In Streptomyces sp. NBC_00433, a single genomic region encodes these proteins:
- a CDS encoding HAMP domain-containing histidine kinase, which produces MATASPSSPPPPAPQAPPRPPWDPPQADGQPPWLRPTIRIRLTVLYGGMFLIAGVLLLWIIYLLAAQAIRQGSEMPFKIISANIQTNGCAALPSSGQATQQEFIAAVNTCMQHQRDLALNTMLKRSLLALIGLALVAFAFGYVMAGRVLAPLGRITRTARGVVGSDLKRRIELDGPDDELKELADTFDEMLDRLERSFDAQRRFVANASHELRTPLAINRTLLEVQLSDPEASADLQQLGRTLLATNERSEQLVEGLLLLARSDNEIIDRKPVDLAEAASQALEQTRGEAQAKGVRLRAALEPAVVQGNGVLLERIALNLVQNAVRYNVPEDGWVEVGTEVRGGHALIVVANTGPVVPAYEIDNLFEPFRRLRTERTGSDKGVGLGLSIARSVARAHGGVISAEPREGGGLVMRVAIPV; this is translated from the coding sequence GTGGCGACAGCGTCCCCCTCCTCCCCGCCGCCCCCTGCCCCGCAGGCCCCGCCGCGTCCGCCGTGGGACCCGCCGCAGGCCGACGGCCAGCCGCCGTGGCTGCGGCCGACCATCCGGATACGCCTGACCGTGCTCTACGGCGGCATGTTCCTGATCGCCGGCGTGCTGCTGCTGTGGATCATCTACCTGCTGGCCGCGCAGGCCATCCGGCAGGGCAGCGAGATGCCCTTCAAGATCATCAGTGCCAACATCCAGACGAACGGGTGCGCGGCGCTGCCCTCCAGCGGCCAGGCCACCCAGCAGGAGTTCATCGCCGCGGTGAACACCTGTATGCAGCACCAGCGGGACCTGGCGCTCAACACGATGCTCAAGCGCTCGCTGCTGGCCCTGATCGGCCTCGCGCTGGTGGCCTTCGCCTTCGGCTACGTGATGGCCGGCCGGGTGCTGGCCCCGCTGGGCCGGATCACCCGTACCGCGCGCGGCGTCGTCGGCTCCGACCTCAAGCGCCGTATCGAGCTGGACGGCCCCGACGACGAGCTGAAGGAGCTGGCCGACACCTTCGACGAGATGCTGGACCGGCTGGAGCGCTCCTTCGACGCCCAGCGCCGCTTCGTGGCGAACGCCTCGCACGAGCTGCGCACCCCGCTGGCGATCAACCGGACCCTGCTGGAGGTCCAGCTGTCCGATCCGGAGGCGTCCGCCGACCTCCAGCAGCTGGGCAGGACCCTGCTGGCCACCAACGAGCGCAGCGAGCAGCTGGTGGAGGGCCTGCTGCTGCTGGCCCGCAGCGACAACGAGATCATCGACCGCAAGCCGGTGGACCTCGCGGAGGCCGCCTCCCAGGCGCTCGAGCAGACCCGCGGGGAGGCCCAGGCCAAGGGCGTGCGGCTGCGCGCCGCCTTGGAGCCCGCGGTCGTCCAGGGCAACGGGGTGCTCCTGGAGCGCATCGCGCTGAACCTGGTGCAGAACGCGGTGCGGTACAACGTGCCGGAGGACGGCTGGGTCGAGGTGGGCACCGAGGTGCGGGGCGGCCACGCGCTGATCGTGGTGGCCAACACGGGACCGGTCGTCCCGGCATATGAGATCGACAATCTTTTCGAGCCTTTCCGCCGGCTGCGCACCGAGCGCACCGGAAGCGACAAGGGCGTCGGGCTCGGGCTGTCCATCGCACGCTCGGTGGCCAGGGCGCACGGCGGCGTGATCAGCGCGGAGCCGCGCGAGGGCGGCGGCCTGGTCATGCGGGTCGCGATCCCGGTGTGA
- a CDS encoding DUF4193 domain-containing protein — MATDYDTPRKTDDDVNEDSIEELKARRNEKSTSAVDVDEFDQAESLELPGADLSNEELSVRVLPRQADEFTCMSCFLVHHRSQLASEKNGNPICRDCAA, encoded by the coding sequence ATGGCTACGGATTACGACACCCCACGCAAGACCGACGATGATGTCAACGAGGACAGCATCGAAGAACTGAAGGCCAGGAGGAACGAGAAGTCGACCTCCGCGGTCGACGTCGACGAGTTCGACCAGGCAGAGTCCCTGGAGCTGCCCGGCGCCGACCTCTCCAACGAGGAGCTGTCGGTCCGCGTGCTGCCCCGGCAGGCTGACGAGTTCACCTGCATGAGCTGCTTCCTGGTGCACCACAGGAGCCAGCTCGCGTCGGAGAAGAACGGCAACCCGATCTGCCGCGACTGCGCGGCCTGA
- a CDS encoding response regulator transcription factor, which produces MRVLVVEDEQLLADAVATGLRREAMAVDVVYDGGAALERIGVNDYDVVVLDRDLPVVHGDDVCRQIVELGLPTRVLMLTAAGDVSDRVEGLELGADDYLPKPFAFTELTARVRALGRRTTAALPPVLERSGIRLDPNRREVSRDGAEVHLAPKEFAVLEVLMRSEGSVVSAEQLLEKAWDEHTDPFTNVVRVTVMTLRRKLGEPPVIVTVPGSGYRI; this is translated from the coding sequence TTGCGCGTACTGGTCGTCGAGGACGAGCAACTGCTCGCCGATGCGGTTGCCACCGGCCTTCGCCGCGAGGCCATGGCCGTCGACGTGGTCTACGACGGCGGCGCCGCCCTGGAGCGGATCGGGGTCAACGACTACGACGTGGTCGTACTGGACCGTGACCTCCCGGTCGTGCACGGTGACGACGTGTGCCGGCAGATCGTCGAGCTGGGGCTGCCCACCCGGGTGCTGATGCTCACCGCCGCCGGCGACGTCAGCGACCGCGTCGAGGGCCTGGAGCTGGGCGCCGACGACTACCTGCCCAAGCCCTTCGCCTTCACCGAGCTGACCGCCCGGGTCCGCGCGCTGGGCCGCCGTACGACCGCGGCCCTGCCGCCGGTCCTGGAGCGCTCCGGCATCCGGCTCGACCCGAACCGCCGCGAGGTGTCCAGGGACGGCGCCGAGGTGCACCTGGCGCCCAAGGAGTTCGCCGTGCTGGAAGTGCTGATGCGCAGCGAGGGCTCGGTGGTCTCGGCCGAGCAGCTGCTGGAGAAGGCCTGGGACGAGCACACCGACCCGTTCACCAACGTGGTGCGCGTCACGGTGATGACCCTGCGCCGCAAGCTGGGCGAGCCGCCGGTGATCGTCACCGTGCCCGGCTCGGGCTATCGGATCTGA